The Gasterosteus aculeatus chromosome 17, fGasAcu3.hap1.1, whole genome shotgun sequence genome includes a window with the following:
- the eif4g3a gene encoding eukaryotic translation initiation factor 4 gamma 3 isoform X14 yields MSLPPKVVPKPAAVAVSGPGSGPSPSSQLRATLTSVSLPPGAPTAPQPGAVPPPQIPRVQPTLDDRMFPASVYSSATDIAVFLRQSGQLKFSAGETHQFPPKNILTFMKVPRHAGPPYTAHDLSKGHPNLAGTPPGHAHSPALSQVSLPTASPYRYPKGWEAGGGSPYNPGQNAASAPLVYSPQTQPMNAQPQSRPFFQRTQMQTARPTMATNTPSLRPGSQTPTAAVYPTNQPIMMAMAPMPFPSPQAAQYYIPQYRHSTPYVGPPQQYSVQPPGTGTFYPGPGPGEYPAPYHPLRYHPPVSPSVPAPVPTAGPSYYQGHTVYPPSPPIIVPTPQQPPPAKREKKTIRIRDPNQGGRDITEEIMAGGSGSRNSTPPVGRPSSTPTPPQFLWPHPHYPHIFYLKTQQQPSSSQTPEQQPPQQPQQQQPPQQLQPPPHLQPLPPLPQQAHVGGYPLEPALPQQPQQPATSGASDTKPGPDGTPKLEPLVQKSSLPALVQPEAPVERLEAKAPVAELSSPVEPELPSPASVLAPVTLPSPAANHSERPSARESTASASPPSSAVEEHKPSLAPPQTPSTDQPLSDAPPSPAASPAPPPKALNGLADCGTELDALAPEPSLQSSAALQPQASAPAPLEAASSEALASDVRPESPVAAALAPNAPVAVVPVTLTSSAAAASPAALPLGLPPLVQATTQVDEPSKSSDTKDLVPIVGTEAGGGITDSRAESQQQALTRKSPTTVNQTASVTPKSWRKPNEGISAGDTPQKDDEDEPGPVEQPAGDRDLQSATASSPGPLPSVLSSTPAPASSPEGDGEPAAVPEENGEADVEPMRNGAGHTSETESSDSGVTPGEKENSTEAPQDMEDLADPSGKRQYNRDFLLGFQFMPACVQKPEGLPPISDVVLDKINQNKLPPRVVDTRAISRGPDFTPAFADFGRQMTGGRGATMMNMGTRRPPPRKIIMNVSVNEIQLKKSENAWKPGMKRPEVQADDPEVQNTQELFKKVRSILNKLTPQKFNQLMKQVTDLTIDTEERLKGVIDLVFEKAIDEPSFSVAYGNMCRCLATLKVPMTDKPNTTVNFRKLLLNRCQKEFEKDKVDDVVFERKQKELDSAASTTERERLQEELEEAKDKARRRSIGNIRFIGELFKLKMLTEAIMHDCVVKLLKNHDEESLECLCRLLTTIGKDLDFEKAKPRMDQYFHQMEKIVKERKVSSRIRFMLQDIMDLRLHNWVSRRADQGPKTIEQIHKEAKIEEQEEQRKVQQQLLSKDSKRRPDPRDQREQREQRVQREETWNTVPVTKNSRTIDPTKIPKISKPQMDEKIQLGPRAQVTWGKGSSGGAKASDSELSRTAGLNRYSALQSTPPPPPSTPPPHNPDIDSRRTLASVNSAARERGEKPVTFAPPSSRPGPFARGGSSKELPDSPTPEEPQRDREREGAEPRRQSVTEDKEEPDSSGVREPVKPESVVQTPERPPLSVEETERKSKSIIDEFLHINDSKEAVQCVSELDLGSQLHVFVRVGVESTLERSQITRDHMGQLLFLLVQQGILPKPQFYKGFADTLELADDMAIDIPHIWLYLAELLAPVLKEEAFSMRELFSELGKPLLPVGRAGILISEILHILCKRTSHRTVASLWRESALSWDDFLPEDEDVEAFISEQKLQFLSDGPEGDVSKRILSPEELSQQLERLLLEDMVSDEEIFKWAEATVDESQTSSSPFLRALMTAVCKAAVKDDTTNCRVDTAIIQKRLPVLLKYLNSDTERQLQALYALQALIVALDQPPNLLRMFFDCLYDEDVISEDAFYKWETSKDPAEQQGKGVALKSVTAFFTWLREAEEESEDN; encoded by the exons tCTCCATACAACCCCGGACAAAACGCTGCTTCCGCGCCGCTCGTGTATTCTCCCCAGACGCAGCCAATGAATGCACAGCCACAAAGCCGCCCG TTTTTCCAGAGGACTCAGATGCAGACTGCGAGGCCCACCATGGCCACCAACACGCCCTCCCTACGGCCCGGCTCCCAGACCCCCACAGCGGCCGTCTACCCCACCAACCAACCAATCATGATGGCCATGGCCCCCATGCCTTTCCCCTCCCCGCAGGCTGCACAGTACTACATCCCACAG TATCGCCACAGTACGCCCTACGTGGGGCCTCCTCAGCAGTATTCTGTACAGCCTCCAGGGACCGGCACCTTCTATCCCGGTCCAGGTCCGGGGGAATACCCTGCCCCATATC ATCCCCTCAGGTACCACCCGCCTGTCTCTCCCTCGGTTCCTGCTCCCGTCCCCACAGCTGGTCCGTCCTACTACCAAGGACACACCGTgtaccccccctcgccccccatcATAGTGCCTACACCACAGCAACCTCCACCAGCCAAGCGcgagaagaaaaca ATCCGTATCCGTGACCCCAATCAGGGTGGCAGGGACATCACAGAGGAGATCATGGCGGGGGGTTCAGGGAGCAGGAATTCAACGCCTCCTGTCGGCCGCCCCTCCTCTACCCCTACGCCACCGCAG TTTTTATGGCCGCACCCTCATTATCCTCACATTTTCTACCTCAaaacgcagcagcagccgaGCAGCAGCCAGACTCCAGAGCAGCAGCCgccgcagcagccgcagcaacaACAGCCTCCGCAGCAGCTACAGCCGCCGCCACACCTGCAGCCGCTGCCCCCTTTGCCACAGCAGGCCCATGTTGGAGGTTACCCGCTGGAGCCTGCGCTACCCCAACAGCCACAGCAGCCAGCGACCAGCGGGGCTTCAGACACCAAGCCGGGGCCAG ATGGTACGCCAAAACTGGAGCCACTTGTCCAGAAGTCTTCCTTGCCGGCGCTCGTGCAGCCCGAAGCTCCAGTAGAGAGACTTGAGGCCAAAGCTCCCGTCGCTGAGCTCTCCTCCCCTGTTGAACCAGAGCTTCCCTCCCCTGCTTCAGTGCTCGCCCCCGTCACTCTCCCCTCACCGGCGGCCAACCACAGTGAACGTCCGTCCGCCCGGGAGTCGACCGCTTcagcctcccctccctcctctgcagtTGAGGAGCACAAGCCCTCTTTGGCGCCACCTCAGACTCCCAGCACAGACCAGCCTCTTTCAGACGCTCCACCAAGTCCGGCCGCCTcgccagccccccctcccaagGCTTTGAACGGCCTCGCCGACTGCGGGACGGAGCTGGACGCCCTGGCTCCCGAGCCTTCTCTTCAGTCTTCAGCTGCACTCCAGCCCCAGGCCTCTGCTCCTGCTCCCCTGGAGGCCGCCTCCTCTGAAGCTTTGGCCTCTGACGTGAGGCCAGAGTCGCCCGTCGCTGCTGCGCTCGCCCCCAATGCGCCCGTGGCCGTGGTGCCAGTCACCCTGACCTCGAGCGCCGCCGCAGCTTCGCCAGCTGCGCTCCCCCTTGGCCTCCCGCCTCTAGTGCAGGCCACGACGCAGGTGGACGAGCCGAGCAAGTCCTCAGACACTAAGGACCTCGTCCCCATAGTGGGGACCGAGGCGGGTGGAGGCATTACTGACAGCAGAGCTGAGTCCCAGCAACAAGCCCTCACCAGGAAGAGTCCCACTACAG TTAATCAGACTGCTTCTGTGACACCAAAGAGCTGGAGGAAACCAAATGAAGGGATCTCTGCAGGAGACACGCCTCAAAAGGATGACGAG GACGAGCCCGGCCCGGTGGAGCAGCCTGCTGGAGACCGGGACCTGCAGTCGGCTACTGCGAGCAGCCCGGGGCCCCTTCCGTCAGTCCTCTCCTCCACGCCGGCTCCCGCCAGCAGCCCCGAGGGTGACGGAGAGCCCGCCGCCGTCCCGGAGGAGAACGGCGAGGCCGATGTGGAGCCCATGAGGAACGGGGCCGGTCACACGTCGGAGACTGAGAGCAGCGACAGCGGAGTCACTCCCGGAGAGAAGGAGAACTCCACGGAGGCCCCGCAGGACATGGAAG ACCTGGCCGATCCCAGTGGGAAGCGCCAGTACAACAGGGACTTCCTGTTGGGCTTCCAGTTCATGCCCGCCTGCGTGCAGAAGCCTGAGGGTCTCCCGCCCATCAGCGATGTGGTGCTGGACAAG ATTAACCAGAACAAGTTGCCGCCTCGAGTGGTGGACACCAGGGCCATTTCCAGGGGCCCTGATTTCACACCTGCTTTCGCAGATTTTGGCCGGCAGATGACCGGAGGACGAGGCGCCACA ATGATGAACATGGGAACTCGCCGGCCTCCACCCAGGAAGATCATCATGAACGTGTCTGTTAATGAAATTCAGCTGAAAAAATCGGAGAATGCCTGGAAACCCGGCATGAAGAGGCCGGAGGTCCAGGCCGATGATCCTGAGGTGCAAAACACACAG GAGCTGTTCAAGAAGGTGCGCAGCATCCTGAACAAGCTGACTCCTCAAAAGTTCAACCAGCTGATGAAGCAGGTGACGGACCTGACCATCGACACCGAGGAGAGGCTCAAAGGGGTCATCGACCTGGTCTTTGAGAAGGCCATCGACGAGCCCAGCTTCTCCGTGGCCTACGGCAACATGTGCCGCTGCCTCGCCACG CTCAAGGTGCCCATGACGGATAAACCCAACACCACAGTGAACTTTCGCAAGCTGCTGCTAAACCGCTGCCAGAAGGAGTTTGAGAAAGACAAGGTGGACGACGTTGTGTTCGAGAGGAAGCAGAAAGAGCTGGACTCTGCTGCATCG acGACGGAGCGCGAGCGGCTCCAGGAAGAGCTGGAGGAAGCCAAGGACAAGGCGCGGCGGCGTTCCATCGGCAACATCCGGTTCATCGGCGAGCTCTTCAAGCTCAAGATGCTGACTGAGGCCATCATGCACGACTGTGTCGTCAAGCTGCTCAAGAACCACGACGAGGAGTCTTTGGAGTGCCTGTGCAGGCTGCTCACCACCATCGGCAAGGACCTGGACTTTGAGAAGGCCAAG CCCCGGATGGATCAGTATTTCCATCAGATGGAAAAAATAGTCAAGGAGAGGAAGGTGTCCTCTCGTATACGCTTCATGTTGCAGGACATTATGGACCTCAGATTG CACAACTGGGTGTCCAGGAGAGCCGACCAGGGCCCGAAAACCATCGAGCAGATCCACAAGGAGGCAAAGATcgaagagcaggaggagcagagaaaagTGCAGCAGCAACTTCTCTCCAAGGACAGCAAGAGACGGCCAG ATCCCAGAGATCAgcgggagcagagggagcagcgCGTGCAGAGAGAAGAGACCTGGAACACTGTACCCGTGACGAAGAACAGCAGGACCATCGACCCCACCAAGATCCCAAAGATCTCCAAG CCTCAAATGGATGAGAAGATCCAGCTGGGCCCCCGCGCTCAAGTCACGTGGGGGAAGGGCAGCAGTGGAGGAGCCAAGGCCAGTGACTCAG AACTATCACGGACAGCCGGCCTCAATCGGTACTCGGCGCTGCAGTCgacgccccctcccccgccctccaCGCCTCCCCCGCACAACCCAGACATTGACTCCAGGAGAACTCTGGCCAG CGTTAACAGCGCGGCCAGGGAACGCGGCGAGAAGCCGGTGACCTTTGCCCCGCCGTCGTCGCGGCCCGGACCGTTCGCCAGGGGCGGCAGTTCGAAGGAGCTGCCGGACAGTCCGACCCCCGAGGAGCCGCAGAGAGACCGGGAGCGAGAGGGGGCCGAGCCCCGGAGACAGAGCGTCACCGAGGACAAGGAGGAGCCGGACAGCAGCGGAGTCCGGGAACCTG TGAAACCGGAGTCAGTGGTTCAGACTCCGGAAAGACCTCCTCTGTCTGTGGAGGAGACCGAGAGGAAGTCCAAGTCCATCATTGATGAGTTCCTGCACATAAATGACTCCAAG GAGGCCGTTCAGTGTGTGAGCGAGCTGGACCTGGGCTCTCAGCTGCACGTCTTTGTGCGCGTCGGGGTGGAGTCGACCCTGGAGCGCAGTCAGATAACACGGGACCACATGGgccagctcctcttcctgctggtgCAGCAGGGCATCCTGCCCAAACCTCAGTTCTACAAAGG gTTCGCAGACACGCTGGAACTAGCGGACGACATGGCCATCGACATTCCTCACATCTGGCTGTACCTGGCCGAGCTGCTCGCCCCGGTGCTGAAGGAAGAGGCCTTCTCTATGAGAGAGCTCTTTAG TGAATTAGGCAAACCTTTGCTTCCTGTGGGAAGAGCTGGGATCTTGATCTCTGAAATACTGCACATACTATGCAAACGAACG AGCCATAGGACTGTGGCTTCTTTATGGAGGGAATCTGCCCTCAGCTGGGACGACTTCCTGCCAGAGGACGAGGACGTTGAGGCTTTCATCTCAGAACAG AAACTCCAGTTCCTCTCGGACGGTCCTGAGGGGGACGTGTCCAAGAGGATCTTGTCTCCTGAGGAGCTGAGCCAGCAGCTGGAGAGACTCCTCCTGGAGGACATGGTCAGCGATGAGGAGATCTTTAAATGGGCAGAG GCAACCGTAGACGAATCTCAGACGAGCTCGTCTCCCTTCCTGAGGGCCCTGATGACCGCTGTGTGTAAGGCGGCAGTGAAAG ACGATACCACCAACTGTCGAGTGGACACGGCCATCATCCAGAAGAGATTGCCTGTATTACTCAAGTACCTTAACTCAGACACTGAGCGACAGCTGCAAGCACTTTATGCACTTCAGGCGCTGATCGTCGCCCTGGATCAGCCTCCGA ACCTTCTCCGGATGTTCTTTGACTGTCTGTACGACGAGGACGTGATCTCGGAGGACGCTTTCTACAAGTGGGAGACGAGCAAAGACCCCGCCGAGCAGCAGGGGAAGGGGGTGGCCCTCAAGTCCGTCACGGCCTTCTTCACCTGGCtgcgggaggcggaggaggagtcGGAAGACAATTGA
- the eif4g3a gene encoding eukaryotic translation initiation factor 4 gamma 3 isoform X10, translating into MSLPPKVVPKPAAVAVSGPGSGPSPSSQLRATLTSVSLPPGAPTAPQPGAVPPPQIPRVQPTLDDRMFPASVYSSATDIAVFLRQSGQLKFSAGETHQFPPKNILTFMKVPRHAGPPYTAHDLSKGHPNLAGTPPGHAHSPALSQVSLPTASPYRYPKGWEAGGGSPYNPGQNAASAPLVYSPQTQPMNAQPQSRPFATGPRPTHHQFFQRTQMQTARPTMATNTPSLRPGSQTPTAAVYPTNQPIMMAMAPMPFPSPQAAQYYIPQYRHSTPYVGPPQQYSVQPPGTGTFYPGPGPGEYPAPYHPLRYHPPVSPSVPAPVPTAGPSYYQGHTVYPPSPPIIVPTPQQPPPAKREKKTIRIRDPNQGGRDITEEIMAGGSGSRNSTPPVGRPSSTPTPPQQPSSSQTPEQQPPQQPQQQQPPQQLQPPPHLQPLPPLPQQAHVGGYPLEPALPQQPQQPATSGASDTKPGPDGTPKLEPLVQKSSLPALVQPEAPVERLEAKAPVAELSSPVEPELPSPASVLAPVTLPSPAANHSERPSARESTASASPPSSAVEEHKPSLAPPQTPSTDQPLSDAPPSPAASPAPPPKALNGLADCGTELDALAPEPSLQSSAALQPQASAPAPLEAASSEALASDVRPESPVAAALAPNAPVAVVPVTLTSSAAAASPAALPLGLPPLVQATTQVDEPSKSSDTKDLVPIVGTEAGGGITDSRAESQQQALTRKSPTTVNQTASVTPKSWRKPNEGISAGDTPQKDDEDEPGPVEQPAGDRDLQSATASSPGPLPSVLSSTPAPASSPEGDGEPAAVPEENGEADVEPMRNGAGHTSETESSDSGVTPGEKENSTEAPQDMEDLADPSGKRQYNRDFLLGFQFMPACVQKPEGLPPISDVVLDKINQNKLPPRVVDTRAISRGPDFTPAFADFGRQMTGGRGATMMNMGTRRPPPRKIIMNVSVNEIQLKKSENAWKPGMKRPEVQADDPEVQNTQELFKKVRSILNKLTPQKFNQLMKQVTDLTIDTEERLKGVIDLVFEKAIDEPSFSVAYGNMCRCLATLKVPMTDKPNTTVNFRKLLLNRCQKEFEKDKVDDVVFERKQKELDSAASTTERERLQEELEEAKDKARRRSIGNIRFIGELFKLKMLTEAIMHDCVVKLLKNHDEESLECLCRLLTTIGKDLDFEKAKPRMDQYFHQMEKIVKERKVSSRIRFMLQDIMDLRLHNWVSRRADQGPKTIEQIHKEAKIEEQEEQRKVQQQLLSKDSKRRPDPRDQREQREQRVQREETWNTVPVTKNSRTIDPTKIPKISKPQMDEKIQLGPRAQVTWGKGSSGGAKASDSELSRTAGLNRYSALQSTPPPPPSTPPPHNPDIDSRRTLASVNSAARERGEKPVTFAPPSSRPGPFARGGSSKELPDSPTPEEPQRDREREGAEPRRQSVTEDKEEPDSSGVREPVKPESVVQTPERPPLSVEETERKSKSIIDEFLHINDSKEAVQCVSELDLGSQLHVFVRVGVESTLERSQITRDHMGQLLFLLVQQGILPKPQFYKGFADTLELADDMAIDIPHIWLYLAELLAPVLKEEAFSMRELFSELGKPLLPVGRAGILISEILHILCKRTSHRTVASLWRESALSWDDFLPEDEDVEAFISEQKLQFLSDGPEGDVSKRILSPEELSQQLERLLLEDMVSDEEIFKWAEATVDESQTSSSPFLRALMTAVCKAAVKDDTTNCRVDTAIIQKRLPVLLKYLNSDTERQLQALYALQALIVALDQPPNLLRMFFDCLYDEDVISEDAFYKWETSKDPAEQQGKGVALKSVTAFFTWLREAEEESEDN; encoded by the exons tCTCCATACAACCCCGGACAAAACGCTGCTTCCGCGCCGCTCGTGTATTCTCCCCAGACGCAGCCAATGAATGCACAGCCACAAAGCCGCCCG tTTGCCACGGGCCCTCGACCAACCCACCATCAG TTTTTCCAGAGGACTCAGATGCAGACTGCGAGGCCCACCATGGCCACCAACACGCCCTCCCTACGGCCCGGCTCCCAGACCCCCACAGCGGCCGTCTACCCCACCAACCAACCAATCATGATGGCCATGGCCCCCATGCCTTTCCCCTCCCCGCAGGCTGCACAGTACTACATCCCACAG TATCGCCACAGTACGCCCTACGTGGGGCCTCCTCAGCAGTATTCTGTACAGCCTCCAGGGACCGGCACCTTCTATCCCGGTCCAGGTCCGGGGGAATACCCTGCCCCATATC ATCCCCTCAGGTACCACCCGCCTGTCTCTCCCTCGGTTCCTGCTCCCGTCCCCACAGCTGGTCCGTCCTACTACCAAGGACACACCGTgtaccccccctcgccccccatcATAGTGCCTACACCACAGCAACCTCCACCAGCCAAGCGcgagaagaaaaca ATCCGTATCCGTGACCCCAATCAGGGTGGCAGGGACATCACAGAGGAGATCATGGCGGGGGGTTCAGGGAGCAGGAATTCAACGCCTCCTGTCGGCCGCCCCTCCTCTACCCCTACGCCACCGCAG cagccgaGCAGCAGCCAGACTCCAGAGCAGCAGCCgccgcagcagccgcagcaacaACAGCCTCCGCAGCAGCTACAGCCGCCGCCACACCTGCAGCCGCTGCCCCCTTTGCCACAGCAGGCCCATGTTGGAGGTTACCCGCTGGAGCCTGCGCTACCCCAACAGCCACAGCAGCCAGCGACCAGCGGGGCTTCAGACACCAAGCCGGGGCCAG ATGGTACGCCAAAACTGGAGCCACTTGTCCAGAAGTCTTCCTTGCCGGCGCTCGTGCAGCCCGAAGCTCCAGTAGAGAGACTTGAGGCCAAAGCTCCCGTCGCTGAGCTCTCCTCCCCTGTTGAACCAGAGCTTCCCTCCCCTGCTTCAGTGCTCGCCCCCGTCACTCTCCCCTCACCGGCGGCCAACCACAGTGAACGTCCGTCCGCCCGGGAGTCGACCGCTTcagcctcccctccctcctctgcagtTGAGGAGCACAAGCCCTCTTTGGCGCCACCTCAGACTCCCAGCACAGACCAGCCTCTTTCAGACGCTCCACCAAGTCCGGCCGCCTcgccagccccccctcccaagGCTTTGAACGGCCTCGCCGACTGCGGGACGGAGCTGGACGCCCTGGCTCCCGAGCCTTCTCTTCAGTCTTCAGCTGCACTCCAGCCCCAGGCCTCTGCTCCTGCTCCCCTGGAGGCCGCCTCCTCTGAAGCTTTGGCCTCTGACGTGAGGCCAGAGTCGCCCGTCGCTGCTGCGCTCGCCCCCAATGCGCCCGTGGCCGTGGTGCCAGTCACCCTGACCTCGAGCGCCGCCGCAGCTTCGCCAGCTGCGCTCCCCCTTGGCCTCCCGCCTCTAGTGCAGGCCACGACGCAGGTGGACGAGCCGAGCAAGTCCTCAGACACTAAGGACCTCGTCCCCATAGTGGGGACCGAGGCGGGTGGAGGCATTACTGACAGCAGAGCTGAGTCCCAGCAACAAGCCCTCACCAGGAAGAGTCCCACTACAG TTAATCAGACTGCTTCTGTGACACCAAAGAGCTGGAGGAAACCAAATGAAGGGATCTCTGCAGGAGACACGCCTCAAAAGGATGACGAG GACGAGCCCGGCCCGGTGGAGCAGCCTGCTGGAGACCGGGACCTGCAGTCGGCTACTGCGAGCAGCCCGGGGCCCCTTCCGTCAGTCCTCTCCTCCACGCCGGCTCCCGCCAGCAGCCCCGAGGGTGACGGAGAGCCCGCCGCCGTCCCGGAGGAGAACGGCGAGGCCGATGTGGAGCCCATGAGGAACGGGGCCGGTCACACGTCGGAGACTGAGAGCAGCGACAGCGGAGTCACTCCCGGAGAGAAGGAGAACTCCACGGAGGCCCCGCAGGACATGGAAG ACCTGGCCGATCCCAGTGGGAAGCGCCAGTACAACAGGGACTTCCTGTTGGGCTTCCAGTTCATGCCCGCCTGCGTGCAGAAGCCTGAGGGTCTCCCGCCCATCAGCGATGTGGTGCTGGACAAG ATTAACCAGAACAAGTTGCCGCCTCGAGTGGTGGACACCAGGGCCATTTCCAGGGGCCCTGATTTCACACCTGCTTTCGCAGATTTTGGCCGGCAGATGACCGGAGGACGAGGCGCCACA ATGATGAACATGGGAACTCGCCGGCCTCCACCCAGGAAGATCATCATGAACGTGTCTGTTAATGAAATTCAGCTGAAAAAATCGGAGAATGCCTGGAAACCCGGCATGAAGAGGCCGGAGGTCCAGGCCGATGATCCTGAGGTGCAAAACACACAG GAGCTGTTCAAGAAGGTGCGCAGCATCCTGAACAAGCTGACTCCTCAAAAGTTCAACCAGCTGATGAAGCAGGTGACGGACCTGACCATCGACACCGAGGAGAGGCTCAAAGGGGTCATCGACCTGGTCTTTGAGAAGGCCATCGACGAGCCCAGCTTCTCCGTGGCCTACGGCAACATGTGCCGCTGCCTCGCCACG CTCAAGGTGCCCATGACGGATAAACCCAACACCACAGTGAACTTTCGCAAGCTGCTGCTAAACCGCTGCCAGAAGGAGTTTGAGAAAGACAAGGTGGACGACGTTGTGTTCGAGAGGAAGCAGAAAGAGCTGGACTCTGCTGCATCG acGACGGAGCGCGAGCGGCTCCAGGAAGAGCTGGAGGAAGCCAAGGACAAGGCGCGGCGGCGTTCCATCGGCAACATCCGGTTCATCGGCGAGCTCTTCAAGCTCAAGATGCTGACTGAGGCCATCATGCACGACTGTGTCGTCAAGCTGCTCAAGAACCACGACGAGGAGTCTTTGGAGTGCCTGTGCAGGCTGCTCACCACCATCGGCAAGGACCTGGACTTTGAGAAGGCCAAG CCCCGGATGGATCAGTATTTCCATCAGATGGAAAAAATAGTCAAGGAGAGGAAGGTGTCCTCTCGTATACGCTTCATGTTGCAGGACATTATGGACCTCAGATTG CACAACTGGGTGTCCAGGAGAGCCGACCAGGGCCCGAAAACCATCGAGCAGATCCACAAGGAGGCAAAGATcgaagagcaggaggagcagagaaaagTGCAGCAGCAACTTCTCTCCAAGGACAGCAAGAGACGGCCAG ATCCCAGAGATCAgcgggagcagagggagcagcgCGTGCAGAGAGAAGAGACCTGGAACACTGTACCCGTGACGAAGAACAGCAGGACCATCGACCCCACCAAGATCCCAAAGATCTCCAAG CCTCAAATGGATGAGAAGATCCAGCTGGGCCCCCGCGCTCAAGTCACGTGGGGGAAGGGCAGCAGTGGAGGAGCCAAGGCCAGTGACTCAG AACTATCACGGACAGCCGGCCTCAATCGGTACTCGGCGCTGCAGTCgacgccccctcccccgccctccaCGCCTCCCCCGCACAACCCAGACATTGACTCCAGGAGAACTCTGGCCAG CGTTAACAGCGCGGCCAGGGAACGCGGCGAGAAGCCGGTGACCTTTGCCCCGCCGTCGTCGCGGCCCGGACCGTTCGCCAGGGGCGGCAGTTCGAAGGAGCTGCCGGACAGTCCGACCCCCGAGGAGCCGCAGAGAGACCGGGAGCGAGAGGGGGCCGAGCCCCGGAGACAGAGCGTCACCGAGGACAAGGAGGAGCCGGACAGCAGCGGAGTCCGGGAACCTG TGAAACCGGAGTCAGTGGTTCAGACTCCGGAAAGACCTCCTCTGTCTGTGGAGGAGACCGAGAGGAAGTCCAAGTCCATCATTGATGAGTTCCTGCACATAAATGACTCCAAG GAGGCCGTTCAGTGTGTGAGCGAGCTGGACCTGGGCTCTCAGCTGCACGTCTTTGTGCGCGTCGGGGTGGAGTCGACCCTGGAGCGCAGTCAGATAACACGGGACCACATGGgccagctcctcttcctgctggtgCAGCAGGGCATCCTGCCCAAACCTCAGTTCTACAAAGG gTTCGCAGACACGCTGGAACTAGCGGACGACATGGCCATCGACATTCCTCACATCTGGCTGTACCTGGCCGAGCTGCTCGCCCCGGTGCTGAAGGAAGAGGCCTTCTCTATGAGAGAGCTCTTTAG TGAATTAGGCAAACCTTTGCTTCCTGTGGGAAGAGCTGGGATCTTGATCTCTGAAATACTGCACATACTATGCAAACGAACG AGCCATAGGACTGTGGCTTCTTTATGGAGGGAATCTGCCCTCAGCTGGGACGACTTCCTGCCAGAGGACGAGGACGTTGAGGCTTTCATCTCAGAACAG AAACTCCAGTTCCTCTCGGACGGTCCTGAGGGGGACGTGTCCAAGAGGATCTTGTCTCCTGAGGAGCTGAGCCAGCAGCTGGAGAGACTCCTCCTGGAGGACATGGTCAGCGATGAGGAGATCTTTAAATGGGCAGAG GCAACCGTAGACGAATCTCAGACGAGCTCGTCTCCCTTCCTGAGGGCCCTGATGACCGCTGTGTGTAAGGCGGCAGTGAAAG ACGATACCACCAACTGTCGAGTGGACACGGCCATCATCCAGAAGAGATTGCCTGTATTACTCAAGTACCTTAACTCAGACACTGAGCGACAGCTGCAAGCACTTTATGCACTTCAGGCGCTGATCGTCGCCCTGGATCAGCCTCCGA ACCTTCTCCGGATGTTCTTTGACTGTCTGTACGACGAGGACGTGATCTCGGAGGACGCTTTCTACAAGTGGGAGACGAGCAAAGACCCCGCCGAGCAGCAGGGGAAGGGGGTGGCCCTCAAGTCCGTCACGGCCTTCTTCACCTGGCtgcgggaggcggaggaggagtcGGAAGACAATTGA